The genomic segment GCCTCCCAGAAGCTGTCGGCGCGTCGCAGGTCGGGCGCGTCCTGGCTCATGCGCGGTCCGCCCGGCCCGCGGCCGGGTCGTCCGGCCGTGGCTCGCGCGCGTCGAGCAGGGCGTCCTCCGCGGCCGCGTCGGAGTCCAGCCGCTGCGACAGCGTCCGGCGTGTCCGCGCGGGCCGGGCCTGCGGGCCGTCGGTCCTCGCCTGCCGGCGGCGCTCCTGGGAGCCGATGAGGGCGAGGGTGACCGCGTCGCGCTGGCGGCGCAGGACGACGAACGACAGCAGCATGGAGATGACGAGCGCGACGACGAGCGACAGGATCCCGCCCACCCCGACGAGGCGGAGCACGAGGAACACCGCGAGGAACATGCCCAGGCGGAGGGCGGAGTAGACGGCGACCGGGCGCATGCCTCCAGGGTAGGCGCCGCGCTCCGCGGGCCCCGCCCCCGAGCGCCGACCTATCCTGCGGGGGTGCTGCGCCTCCTCCTCGTGCTCGTCGTGGTGGGCCTGCACGTGTACGCGCTCGTCGACTGCATGCGCACCTCGCCCTCGCAGGTGCGCGGCCTGCCGTTCGCGGCGTGGGTCGTCGTCGTCATCTTCCTGCCCGTCGTCGGGCCGCTGCTGTGGCTGTGGAGCGG from the Aquipuribacter sp. SD81 genome contains:
- a CDS encoding DUF4229 domain-containing protein, coding for MRPVAVYSALRLGMFLAVFLVLRLVGVGGILSLVVALVISMLLSFVVLRRQRDAVTLALIGSQERRRQARTDGPQARPARTRRTLSQRLDSDAAAEDALLDAREPRPDDPAAGRADRA
- a CDS encoding PLDc N-terminal domain-containing protein → MLRLLLVLVVVGLHVYALVDCMRTSPSQVRGLPFAAWVVVVIFLPVVGPLLWLWSGRPEAFDPVGRRRR